One window from the genome of Tolypothrix sp. NIES-4075 encodes:
- the panB gene encoding 3-methyl-2-oxobutanoate hydroxymethyltransferase, with amino-acid sequence MPVTTQQLIQWKQQKRSIVALTAWDYTIAQILDAAGVDLILVGDSMSVVLGYETTLPITLDEMLYHAKAVRRGVKRALMVVDLPFLTYQESLQQAMHSAGRVLKETGAQAVKLEGGYPAMIETIARLVQAGIPVMGHVGLTPQSVHQIGLRKQGKTQDDSERILNEAIALEEAGVFSIVLEHITADLAMQITQKLSIPTIGIGAGVHCDGQVLVTSDVLGLSEKQPPFAKVYTNLRETINKAVQEYAVEVREKKFP; translated from the coding sequence ATGCCAGTCACCACCCAACAATTAATTCAATGGAAACAGCAAAAGCGTTCGATTGTGGCTTTGACCGCTTGGGATTATACGATCGCACAAATTCTTGATGCTGCTGGTGTAGATTTAATTTTGGTGGGTGACTCTATGTCGGTGGTGTTGGGGTATGAAACAACACTACCAATTACTTTAGATGAAATGCTCTACCACGCTAAAGCTGTGCGGCGTGGTGTGAAACGCGCTCTAATGGTGGTAGATTTACCTTTTTTGACGTATCAAGAAAGTCTTCAGCAAGCGATGCACTCAGCCGGCAGGGTGTTGAAAGAAACTGGAGCGCAAGCGGTAAAGTTGGAAGGTGGCTATCCGGCAATGATTGAAACGATCGCTCGTTTGGTGCAAGCGGGAATTCCGGTGATGGGTCATGTAGGATTGACACCACAATCAGTACATCAAATCGGCTTGCGAAAACAGGGAAAGACTCAAGACGATAGTGAGAGAATTTTGAATGAAGCGATCGCTCTCGAAGAAGCGGGTGTGTTTTCTATTGTTTTAGAGCATATCACCGCAGATTTAGCAATGCAGATTACACAAAAGTTGAGCATTCCCACAATTGGTATTGGTGCGGGAGTGCATTGTGATGGACAAGTTTTAGTTACTTCTGATGTGTTGGGACTTTCAGAAAAACAGCCTCCCTTCGCTAAAGTTTATACAAATCTGCGGGAGACGATTAACAAAGCTGTGCAGGAATACGCTGTGGAAGTGCGAGAAAAGAAGTTTCCCTAA
- a CDS encoding NACHT domain-containing protein yields MIVEWFTTWVATKAVGFIVKTIISEDFLKDLVKDYAKDFFKGILKNAVTAPFQQEPLQKAEIMALAEFVQLMEQDLEYSGSQDDIEKYTQPIKHFIKNPEVKQILGSAFKHDCQAIDTNKLQQIWYQLNSSDDFNWKPIGKKYLQKVKEIILEVDELREILDSHNLEKIREKTTEIAGIIPQFDLQSYQEAIRERYGNLKLDNLDTTGYAYNELKLWNIFIAQNVREANQVLPQVHELPKEHLRRLRESNQLEAEVEQEELERYKQVYLEQAIRSVLDIVNDKRTYKYIVILGDPGSGKSTLLQYLALNWANSPLDNVISLSIPLLIELRTYMRRRDDKECHNFLEFFHKCSGAISHLNQHQLHEQLLAGRALVMFDGLDEVFDPGKREDVITDIHRFTNEYPNVQVIVTSRVIGYKAQRLRDAEFRHFILQDLEAEQIQDFIYRWHELTFNDEADKLRKRERLQRGIEASKSIAELAGNPLLLTMMAILNRNQELPRDRAELYNQASRVLLHQWDVERALIEDKRLDPKTIDYKDKQAMLRQVAYYMQTSEKGLAGNLISADDLEKILTNYLKTIEVSQAREVARVMINQLRTRNFMLCFLGADYYAFVHRTFLEYFCAWEFVWQFEKTRSLTIEELKTEVFGKHWQDETWHEVLQLIVGMIEPKFAGEIIEYLIKLHSEGEKFVILSLAAKCLVEVRNRSVIASTVDKLLKLLKDRAIADNDKYVRRAAVEALASNFKDDPDTVRLLKEQAIADNNWDVRRAAVEALASNFKDDPDTLALLKDRVIADNDEYVRYAAVQALASNFKDDPDTVRLLKEQAIADNYGYVRR; encoded by the coding sequence ATGATAGTTGAATGGTTCACCACCTGGGTAGCTACAAAAGCAGTTGGATTTATCGTCAAAACCATTATCAGCGAAGACTTTCTCAAAGATTTAGTCAAAGATTACGCTAAAGATTTTTTCAAAGGTATCTTGAAAAATGCTGTAACCGCACCTTTTCAGCAAGAACCGCTTCAGAAAGCTGAAATTATGGCACTGGCAGAATTTGTGCAACTGATGGAGCAGGATTTAGAATATAGTGGATCGCAAGATGACATCGAAAAGTACACGCAACCGATAAAGCATTTCATTAAGAATCCAGAAGTCAAACAAATCTTAGGAAGTGCCTTTAAGCATGACTGTCAAGCTATAGACACAAATAAATTACAACAAATTTGGTATCAACTTAATTCATCAGATGATTTTAACTGGAAACCAATAGGCAAGAAGTATCTGCAAAAAGTTAAAGAGATTATTCTCGAAGTTGATGAACTGCGAGAGATTCTTGATTCCCATAATCTAGAAAAAATCCGAGAAAAGACAACCGAGATTGCCGGGATTATTCCGCAATTTGATTTGCAAAGCTATCAAGAAGCAATTCGCGAGCGCTACGGTAATCTGAAGTTAGATAATTTGGATACTACAGGTTACGCTTATAACGAACTAAAGTTATGGAATATCTTTATTGCCCAAAATGTCAGAGAAGCTAATCAAGTATTACCACAAGTACACGAACTGCCTAAAGAACATCTACGACGACTGCGAGAAAGCAACCAATTAGAGGCAGAAGTTGAACAGGAAGAATTAGAACGTTATAAACAAGTTTATTTAGAACAGGCTATACGTTCGGTATTAGATATTGTCAATGATAAACGGACTTATAAATATATCGTCATTTTGGGCGATCCGGGTTCTGGGAAGTCTACATTGTTGCAATATCTCGCTTTGAATTGGGCAAATTCACCCTTAGATAATGTTATCTCACTGTCGATACCTTTGCTAATTGAGTTACGCACTTATATGCGACGAAGGGATGATAAGGAGTGTCATAATTTTCTGGAATTTTTCCATAAATGTAGCGGTGCAATTTCTCACCTTAATCAACATCAACTACACGAACAGCTTTTAGCTGGTAGAGCCTTAGTGATGTTTGATGGTTTAGATGAAGTCTTCGATCCGGGTAAGCGAGAGGATGTAATTACCGATATTCATCGCTTTACAAATGAGTATCCGAATGTGCAGGTGATTGTAACATCTCGCGTGATTGGCTACAAAGCGCAACGATTGCGAGATGCTGAGTTTCGACATTTTATATTGCAAGATTTAGAAGCTGAACAAATTCAGGATTTTATTTACCGCTGGCATGAGTTAACATTTAACGATGAAGCGGATAAACTGAGAAAACGTGAGCGATTGCAAAGAGGAATTGAAGCTTCAAAATCTATTGCCGAATTAGCGGGTAATCCTCTGCTGCTGACGATGATGGCAATACTTAATCGTAACCAAGAATTGCCGCGAGATAGAGCGGAACTTTATAATCAAGCATCGCGGGTGTTGTTGCATCAATGGGATGTGGAACGCGCTTTAATAGAAGATAAAAGATTAGATCCGAAAACGATTGATTATAAAGATAAGCAAGCGATGCTGCGTCAGGTTGCTTATTATATGCAAACCAGTGAGAAGGGTTTAGCAGGCAATTTAATTAGTGCAGATGATTTAGAGAAGATTCTGACTAATTATCTGAAAACTATAGAAGTTAGTCAAGCTAGAGAAGTTGCGAGGGTGATGATTAATCAACTGCGGACTCGTAACTTTATGTTATGTTTCTTGGGTGCAGATTATTATGCCTTTGTGCATCGGACATTTTTAGAATATTTCTGTGCTTGGGAGTTTGTTTGGCAGTTTGAGAAGACGCGATCGCTGACTATTGAAGAATTGAAAACAGAAGTTTTTGGTAAACACTGGCAAGATGAAACTTGGCATGAGGTGTTACAGCTAATTGTGGGAATGATTGAGCCTAAGTTTGCGGGTGAGATTATTGAGTATTTAATAAAGTTACATAGCGAGGGGGAAAAGTTCGTCATTTTGTCTTTAGCGGCTAAATGTCTTGTAGAGGTGAGGAATCGCTCGGTAATTGCTTCAACCGTTGATAAGTTACTTAAGCTGCTGAAAGACCGCGCGATCGCTGATAATGATAAGTATGTGCGACGTGCAGCAGTCGAAGCTTTAGCCAGCAACTTTAAAGATGACCCGGATACTGTGCGATTGTTAAAAGAACAAGCGATCGCTGATAATAACTGGGATGTGCGACGTGCAGCAGTCGAAGCTTTAGCCAGCAACTTTAAAGATGACCCCGACACTCTTGCTTTGCTGAAAGACCGGGTGATCGCTGATAATGATGAGTATGTGCGATATGCAGCAGTCCAAGCTTTAGCCAGCAACTTTAAAGATGACCCGGATACTGTGCGATTGTTAAAAGAACAAGCGATCGCTGATAATTATGGGTATGTGCGACG
- a CDS encoding ligand-binding sensor domain-containing protein, with the protein MGLAISVTIPANAQKNSSSPPQTTPDVDSSELTPSYPASAPPPRKDPLPDDRDLQERLKETDYRVSNLLGDLRGNLWVGSWRGLSHIDPNTGKILGRVSLPNVAIGALAQDKVGRLWVGNYEGLQRVDPRTNEITAQNLFLPSKRVLSLLIDKRGYLWTGTDNGVALISPDQGLIMTTVKELPGVSANALTLDADGQLWVGTLDGVVRVNTANAYVMKWINNLPGTTVQALAISPEGLIWAGMPNNLLVINPKTGAVLRSVTRLRGRNVTAVRFAKDGSVWVGTNNGLLRLNPHTGAVLDEVAGLPSSRVFALAPDIGNKLWIGTSEGLAWLMPKMPMAKTHLAFSRAVK; encoded by the coding sequence CTGGGGTTGGCAATTTCAGTAACGATTCCAGCCAATGCTCAAAAAAATAGTAGTTCTCCCCCACAAACAACTCCTGATGTAGATTCATCAGAGTTAACTCCCTCTTACCCAGCTTCAGCACCACCACCGCGAAAAGACCCTTTACCCGATGACAGGGATCTGCAAGAACGTTTAAAAGAAACCGATTATCGTGTGAGTAACTTGCTGGGAGATCTCCGAGGTAATCTTTGGGTCGGTTCTTGGCGGGGATTGTCACACATTGACCCAAACACTGGCAAGATTTTAGGTAGAGTTAGTCTACCAAATGTTGCGATCGGTGCTTTAGCTCAAGACAAAGTAGGACGCTTGTGGGTAGGAAATTACGAAGGTTTGCAGCGAGTAGACCCGCGTACAAATGAAATCACAGCGCAGAATTTATTTTTGCCTTCTAAACGAGTGTTATCGCTGTTGATTGACAAACGTGGTTATTTGTGGACGGGAACTGATAACGGTGTAGCCTTAATTAGCCCAGACCAAGGTTTAATTATGACAACAGTTAAAGAACTTCCTGGGGTTAGCGCTAACGCTTTAACTTTAGATGCTGATGGTCAACTTTGGGTTGGGACGCTTGATGGAGTAGTGCGGGTAAATACTGCTAATGCCTACGTCATGAAGTGGATCAACAATTTACCGGGAACAACAGTCCAAGCTTTAGCTATTAGTCCAGAAGGATTAATTTGGGCAGGAATGCCGAATAATTTGCTGGTTATTAATCCGAAAACTGGTGCAGTGTTGCGGTCAGTTACTCGGTTGCGCGGACGTAACGTCACAGCAGTACGCTTTGCCAAAGATGGTAGTGTATGGGTCGGAACTAACAATGGTTTGTTAAGATTAAATCCACATACAGGAGCTGTATTAGATGAAGTTGCCGGTCTTCCTTCTAGTCGCGTGTTTGCCCTTGCACCTGACATCGGTAATAAACTATGGATCGGCACTAGTGAAGGTCTAGCTTGGTTAATGCCAAAAATGCCAATGGCAAAAACTCATCTGGCTTTTAGTCGCGCTGTTAAATAA
- a CDS encoding serine/threonine-protein kinase, with protein MICCLNAVCHNPPNPDDAKVCSHCGVPLITLRHYRPIRVLGSGGFGKTYLAEDVEKFNEQCVIKQFAPQAQGTKALEKATELFEQEARRLQQLGEHPQIPTLFAYFEQENRLYLVQQFIEGDNLLDELKQQGALNEQKIREFLLDLLDILKSVHQQKVIHRDIKPQNIIRRQSDRKLILIDFGASKQLTQTVVTPGEGTTIGSFGYAPPEQMQDGEAYPASDLYSLGATCFHLLTAVTPWQLWKLQGYGWVANWRSRLKLPVTQEFAVILDKLLQPNYQQRYQSAEAVLEDLNSLPSLLDPPATATFYNQSVPTVTFHSQPSPLPVEIPPTVTFHSQPSTLPVEIPPTATFHSQPSPLPVEIPATAPLDRQPSPLPVEIPATAPLDRQPSPLPVEIPATAPLDRQPSLPQTLVSFKDKRKLKQPLLVGAAILFLGLGGYGVWQITNHLPGKVAAYDKLALANSLTGHNDLVSSLAISPDGKTLVSGSGDRTIKIWNLQTSGLKTTLSLHTDGVTSVAISPDGQTLVSASKDGTIKIWNLETGALKNTLTGHKYAVNSIAISPDGQSLASASSDQTIKIWNLQTGALKNTLSGHTKSVWRVVFSPDGQTLASSSYDNTIKLWNLKLPSLKATLTGHNDLVYSLAISPDGQTLVSGSIDKTIKIWNLETGALKNTLNWHKYGVTSVAISPDGKTLVSGSFDNTLKIWNLQTGELQNTLTGHNDLVYAVAISQDGQTLVSGSADKTIKIWRMP; from the coding sequence ATGATATGTTGCCTCAATGCGGTCTGCCATAATCCGCCGAATCCTGATGATGCAAAGGTTTGCTCTCACTGCGGAGTGCCATTAATAACACTGCGACATTATCGCCCAATTCGGGTATTGGGTAGCGGGGGATTTGGCAAAACTTATCTTGCTGAAGATGTAGAAAAGTTTAATGAACAATGCGTGATTAAGCAATTTGCACCCCAAGCGCAGGGAACTAAGGCATTAGAAAAGGCAACAGAACTATTTGAGCAAGAAGCAAGACGTTTGCAACAGTTAGGGGAACATCCGCAAATTCCTACATTGTTCGCTTATTTTGAGCAAGAGAATCGTTTGTATTTGGTGCAGCAGTTTATCGAGGGGGATAACTTATTAGATGAGTTAAAACAGCAGGGAGCTTTAAACGAGCAAAAGATTCGGGAATTTTTGCTGGATTTGTTAGACATCCTCAAATCTGTTCATCAGCAGAAAGTGATTCACCGGGATATCAAACCTCAAAATATCATTCGTCGGCAAAGCGATCGCAAATTAATTTTGATCGATTTTGGTGCTTCTAAACAATTAACCCAAACGGTGGTAACTCCTGGAGAAGGAACAACCATCGGTTCCTTTGGTTATGCACCCCCGGAACAAATGCAAGATGGTGAAGCTTACCCAGCAAGTGACTTATACAGTTTGGGTGCAACTTGCTTTCATCTACTGACAGCAGTTACTCCTTGGCAGTTGTGGAAGCTACAAGGTTATGGCTGGGTAGCAAATTGGCGATCGCGTTTAAAACTACCTGTAACTCAAGAATTTGCTGTGATCTTAGATAAATTGCTGCAACCAAATTACCAGCAGCGCTATCAGTCAGCAGAAGCAGTTTTAGAAGATTTAAATTCTCTGCCATCTCTGCTTGATCCACCAGCAACGGCTACCTTTTATAATCAATCAGTACCCACAGTTACATTTCATTCTCAACCATCTCCATTACCAGTTGAGATACCACCAACAGTTACATTTCATTCTCAACCATCTACATTACCAGTTGAGATACCACCAACAGCTACATTTCATTCTCAACCATCTCCATTACCAGTTGAGATACCAGCAACAGCTCCTTTAGATCGTCAACCATCTCCATTACCAGTTGAGATACCAGCAACAGCTCCTTTAGATCGTCAACCATCTCCATTACCAGTTGAAATACCAGCAACAGCTCCTTTAGATCGTCAACCATCTCTACCACAAACTTTAGTTTCTTTTAAAGACAAACGCAAGTTAAAACAACCATTATTAGTAGGTGCTGCTATTTTATTTTTGGGTTTAGGGGGATATGGAGTTTGGCAAATTACCAATCATCTTCCAGGCAAAGTCGCTGCTTATGACAAACTAGCATTAGCTAATAGCCTAACTGGACATAACGATTTGGTGAGCAGTCTCGCTATTAGTCCCGATGGAAAAACTTTGGTGAGTGGTAGTGGTGATAGAACTATCAAGATTTGGAATCTACAAACAAGCGGATTGAAAACAACTCTCTCCTTGCACACTGATGGAGTTACTTCCGTTGCCATTAGCCCGGATGGACAAACTTTGGTAAGTGCAAGCAAGGATGGTACAATCAAGATTTGGAACCTAGAAACAGGTGCTTTAAAAAATACCCTCACTGGGCATAAATATGCCGTTAATTCCATCGCCATTAGCCCAGATGGACAGAGTTTAGCGAGTGCCAGCAGCGACCAAACTATCAAGATTTGGAATCTGCAAACAGGTGCTTTAAAAAATACTCTTTCTGGACATACCAAATCGGTTTGGCGGGTAGTTTTTTCTCCCGATGGGCAGACTTTGGCAAGTAGTAGTTACGATAACACTATCAAACTTTGGAATCTGAAACTACCTTCATTAAAAGCTACCCTCACAGGACATAATGACTTAGTTTACTCTCTCGCTATTAGTCCAGATGGACAAACTTTAGTGAGTGGGAGTATAGACAAGACTATCAAAATTTGGAACCTAGAAACAGGTGCGTTAAAAAATACCCTCAACTGGCATAAATATGGGGTTACTTCGGTTGCTATTAGTCCCGATGGAAAGACTTTAGTAAGTGGGAGTTTCGACAACACACTTAAAATTTGGAATCTCCAAACCGGAGAGTTGCAAAATACCCTAACCGGACATAATGACTTAGTTTATGCTGTTGCCATAAGCCAGGATGGACAGACTTTGGTGAGTGGAAGTGCCGACAAGACTATTAAAATTTGGCGAATGCCGTAA
- a CDS encoding type II toxin-antitoxin system HicB family antitoxin yields the protein MKYTIVIKWSEEDECYVVLLPEFTNVMQPCTHGDTYEEAVKNAQELLEMLISSSLQDGELLPEPQTLAKTFKVA from the coding sequence ATGAAATATACAATTGTGATTAAATGGTCAGAAGAAGATGAATGTTATGTAGTTTTGCTTCCTGAGTTTACTAATGTAATGCAGCCTTGCACGCACGGAGATACTTACGAAGAAGCTGTTAAGAATGCTCAAGAACTTTTAGAAATGTTGATTTCGTCATCTTTGCAAGACGGTGAACTTTTACCAGAACCGCAAACGCTAGCAAAGACATTTAAAGTAGCATAA
- a CDS encoding HNH endonuclease: MSRPYISLELRRLVANRADCLCEYCLIPDTNGVSFQIDHIISVKHGGSTTADNLSYACIYCNLQKGSDLGSINWQTGELVRFFNPRRDFWGEHFRLNEAVIEPLCDIAEVTVRIFDFNNGDRILERQALMEVGIYPSESALQRMIKQTEE; the protein is encoded by the coding sequence GTGTCTCGACCTTACATTAGTTTAGAACTTCGCCGTTTAGTTGCTAATCGCGCTGATTGCTTGTGCGAATACTGCCTAATTCCAGATACAAACGGCGTCAGCTTTCAAATTGACCACATCATCAGTGTAAAACACGGTGGTTCGACTACAGCAGATAATTTGAGCTATGCCTGTATCTATTGTAATCTGCAAAAAGGCAGCGATTTAGGCTCTATTAATTGGCAAACTGGGGAACTTGTGCGCTTTTTCAACCCACGTCGAGACTTTTGGGGAGAACATTTCCGCTTAAATGAAGCTGTAATTGAGCCTTTATGTGATATTGCAGAAGTAACTGTACGTATCTTTGATTTTAACAACGGCGATCGCATTCTGGAACGGCAAGCATTGATGGAAGTCGGTATATATCCATCAGAATCAGCGCTACAACGAATGATTAAGCAGACAGAAGAATGA
- the rcbX gene encoding RuBisCO chaperone RbcX, translating to MDLKQIAKDTVKTLSSYLTYQAVRTVLTQLGETNPPLAFWLHNFSADKIQDGESYIQSLFQEKPDLALRIMTVREHIANEVSDFLPEMIRTGIQQANTEHRRQHLERITQLNMSIPSLESEQAASDPNLDNSSS from the coding sequence ATGGATTTAAAACAAATTGCAAAGGATACAGTTAAGACGCTTTCTAGCTACCTAACTTATCAAGCAGTGCGGACGGTGCTAACTCAATTGGGCGAAACGAATCCTCCCTTGGCGTTTTGGCTGCACAACTTCTCCGCTGACAAAATTCAGGATGGAGAAAGTTACATCCAAAGTTTGTTCCAAGAAAAGCCAGATTTAGCTTTACGCATAATGACTGTCAGAGAACATATCGCCAACGAAGTCAGCGACTTCTTACCCGAAATGATTCGTACTGGGATTCAACAAGCTAATACAGAACACCGTCGTCAGCATTTAGAGCGAATTACCCAATTAAATATGTCAATACCCAGCCTAGAATCAGAACAAGCAGCTTCAGATCCAAATTTGGATAATTCATCGAGTTAG
- a CDS encoding type II toxin-antitoxin system HicB family antitoxin, with product MNSHYTIIIQWSDQDNCYVVSLPEWGEFCHTHGDTYEEAVKNAQEVLEMLISSSLEDGELLPEPQTLAKTFKVA from the coding sequence ATGAATTCTCACTACACTATTATTATTCAATGGTCTGACCAAGATAACTGTTATGTTGTCAGCCTTCCTGAATGGGGAGAATTTTGTCATACCCACGGAGACACTTACGAGGAAGCTGTTAAGAATGCTCAAGAAGTTTTAGAAATGCTGATTTCGTCATCTTTAGAAGATGGGGAACTCCTACCAGAACCGCAAACGTTAGCAAAGACATTTAAAGTAGCATAA
- a CDS encoding form I ribulose bisphosphate carboxylase large subunit: MSYAQTKTQSKSGYQAGVKDYRLTYYTPDYTPKDTDLLAAFRMTPQPGVPPEEAGAAVAAESSTGTWTTVWTDLLTDLDRYKGRCYDIEPVPGEDNQYICYVAYPLDLFEEGSVTNMLTSIVGNVFGFKALRALRLEDLRIPVAYLKTFQGPPHGIQVERDKINKYGRPLLGCTIKPKLGLSAKNYGRAVYECLRGGLDFTKDDENINSAPFQRWRDRFLFVAEAIHKSQAETGEIKGHYLNVTAPTCEQMLERAEFAKELKMPIIMHDYLTAGFTANTTLAHWCRKNGLLLHIHRAMHAVIDRQKNHGIHFRVLAKCLRMSGGDHIHTGTVVGKLEGERGITMGFVDLLRENYVEQDKSRGIYFTQDWASMPGVMAVASGGIHVWHMPALVEIFGDDSVLQFGGGTLGHPWGNAPGATANRVALEACIQARNEGRNLAREGNDVIREACKWSPELAVACELWKEIKFEFEAMDTV; encoded by the coding sequence ATGTCTTACGCGCAAACGAAGACTCAGTCGAAATCAGGTTATCAGGCTGGGGTAAAAGATTACAGATTAACTTATTACACCCCAGACTATACACCTAAAGATACAGACCTTTTGGCAGCGTTCCGGATGACTCCACAACCTGGAGTTCCTCCGGAAGAAGCTGGTGCAGCAGTAGCTGCTGAGTCTTCCACTGGTACTTGGACAACAGTATGGACTGACTTGTTAACCGACCTTGACCGCTACAAAGGTCGTTGCTACGACATCGAACCAGTTCCCGGCGAAGACAATCAGTACATTTGCTACGTTGCTTATCCTCTAGACTTGTTTGAGGAAGGCTCAGTTACCAACATGTTGACCTCGATTGTAGGTAACGTATTTGGTTTCAAAGCATTGCGTGCATTGCGTTTGGAAGACTTGCGGATTCCTGTTGCTTACCTCAAGACCTTCCAAGGTCCTCCTCACGGGATTCAAGTTGAACGTGACAAAATAAACAAATATGGTCGTCCGTTGTTAGGTTGTACCATTAAGCCCAAGCTCGGTTTGTCCGCTAAAAACTACGGACGTGCCGTTTATGAATGCTTGCGCGGTGGTTTAGACTTCACCAAAGATGACGAAAACATCAACTCAGCACCATTCCAAAGATGGCGCGATCGCTTTCTGTTTGTAGCAGAAGCCATCCACAAATCACAAGCTGAAACCGGTGAAATCAAAGGTCACTACCTAAACGTCACCGCTCCCACCTGCGAACAAATGTTAGAACGGGCTGAGTTTGCCAAAGAACTCAAAATGCCCATCATCATGCATGACTACCTGACCGCAGGTTTCACCGCTAACACCACCTTGGCTCACTGGTGCCGCAAGAACGGTCTGTTGTTGCACATCCACCGCGCAATGCACGCGGTTATCGACCGTCAAAAGAACCACGGTATCCACTTCCGCGTATTGGCTAAGTGCTTGCGGATGTCTGGTGGAGACCACATCCACACCGGAACCGTTGTAGGTAAGTTAGAAGGTGAACGCGGTATTACAATGGGCTTCGTTGACCTACTGCGTGAAAACTACGTTGAACAAGACAAGTCACGCGGTATCTACTTTACCCAAGATTGGGCTTCTATGCCTGGTGTAATGGCAGTTGCTTCCGGTGGTATCCACGTATGGCACATGCCCGCACTAGTAGAAATCTTTGGTGACGACTCTGTACTACAATTCGGTGGTGGTACATTAGGACACCCTTGGGGTAACGCTCCTGGTGCAACCGCTAACCGCGTAGCTTTAGAAGCTTGTATCCAAGCACGTAACGAAGGACGCAACTTGGCTCGCGAAGGTAACGATGTTATCCGCGAAGCTTGTAAGTGGTCGCCCGAACTAGCTGTTGCTTGCGAACTTTGGAAAGAAATCAAGTTCGAGTTCGAGGCAATGGATACCGTCTGA
- a CDS encoding ribulose bisphosphate carboxylase small subunit — protein sequence MQTLPKERRYETLSYLPPLSDAQIAKQVQYILDQGYIPAVEFNEVSEPTTFFWTLWKLPLFGAKSTQEVLSEVQSCRSQYNNCFVRVVGFDNIKQCQVLSFIVHKPGSSRY from the coding sequence ATGCAGACCTTACCAAAAGAGCGTCGTTACGAAACCCTTTCTTATCTGCCTCCTCTGTCTGACGCTCAAATCGCCAAGCAAGTGCAGTACATCTTAGACCAAGGTTACATTCCCGCAGTGGAATTTAACGAAGTTTCCGAGCCAACAACGTTCTTTTGGACATTGTGGAAGTTGCCTTTATTTGGTGCTAAATCTACTCAAGAAGTGTTGAGCGAAGTTCAAAGCTGCCGTTCTCAATACAACAACTGCTTTGTTCGTGTAGTTGGTTTTGACAACATCAAGCAGTGCCAAGTTCTCAGCTTTATTGTTCACAAACCGGGCAGCAGCAGATACTAA